Proteins encoded within one genomic window of Streptomyces sp. NBC_00523:
- a CDS encoding branched-chain amino acid ABC transporter permease, with protein MSTATDTSDRTAGRTTAGPAPAAGRARLLRWWPAAVLLVLAVAPFSAVPVPGLLDGPLGSAGSLQLLATCLLFGALATGYDLLLGRTGLLSFGHALYFAAGSYATNLFLLEAGLPFALATVLGLLSGIALALVLGSVSLRVTGIGFSMVTLAFAQAGSILVSRNPGGVTGGEEGRAAPSELLPSSLVGIDNTANLYWIALAYLVLTLGVVHWAVRSPTGRVWEGIKENERRVEVLGLKPYGFKLTAFVVAGALAALGGIVHLLLTGGSTPQTTTSDFTLSLLVMVVLGGSGTRWGPLVGGILYTWADHRLGDLAGSGAVADLPAVLRVPLSQPLFLLGVVFVAVVHLLPGGLARLPSRLRGASNRKETGVS; from the coding sequence GTGAGCACCGCCACCGACACATCCGACCGCACCGCGGGCCGCACCACCGCGGGACCGGCCCCGGCAGCCGGGCGGGCCCGGCTGCTGCGCTGGTGGCCCGCCGCCGTCCTGCTCGTCCTGGCCGTCGCCCCGTTCAGCGCGGTGCCGGTGCCGGGGCTGCTGGACGGGCCGCTGGGCTCGGCGGGGAGCCTGCAACTCCTGGCGACCTGCCTGCTGTTCGGCGCCCTGGCCACCGGCTACGACCTGCTGCTCGGGCGGACCGGGCTGCTCTCCTTCGGGCACGCCCTGTACTTCGCGGCGGGCAGCTACGCCACCAATCTGTTCCTCCTGGAGGCGGGTCTGCCGTTCGCGCTCGCCACGGTCCTCGGGCTGCTCTCCGGGATCGCGCTCGCCCTGGTCCTGGGGTCGGTGAGCCTGCGCGTGACCGGGATCGGCTTCTCCATGGTGACCCTGGCCTTCGCGCAGGCGGGCTCGATCCTGGTCTCCCGCAACCCCGGCGGGGTCACCGGCGGCGAGGAGGGCCGGGCGGCCCCGTCCGAGCTGCTGCCGTCCTCGCTGGTCGGCATCGACAACACCGCGAACCTGTACTGGATCGCGCTGGCCTACCTGGTGCTCACCCTGGGCGTCGTCCACTGGGCGGTCCGCTCCCCCACCGGCCGCGTCTGGGAGGGCATCAAGGAGAACGAGCGCCGGGTGGAGGTCCTGGGCCTGAAGCCGTACGGGTTCAAGCTGACGGCCTTCGTGGTCGCGGGGGCGCTCGCCGCGCTCGGCGGGATCGTGCACCTGCTGCTGACGGGCGGCTCGACCCCGCAGACGACCACCTCGGACTTCACGCTGTCGCTGCTGGTGATGGTGGTGCTGGGCGGCTCGGGCACCCGGTGGGGCCCGTTGGTCGGCGGCATCCTCTACACCTGGGCCGACCACCGGCTCGGCGACCTCGCGGGCTCGGGCGCGGTCGCGGACCTTCCGGCGGTCCTGCGTGTCCCGCTGTCGCAGCCGTTGTTCCTGCTGGGCGTGGTGTTCGTGGCCGTGGTACATCTGCTGCCCGGCGGCCTGGCCCGCCTTCCGTCCCGGCTGAGGGGCGCGTCGAACCGTAAGGAGACCGGAGTCAGTTGA
- a CDS encoding alpha/beta fold hydrolase, which produces MSPLAEYEEIEVPVRGGSLAALRWPAAAPDAPVVVALHGITSNALSWAAVARLLDGRVTLVAPDLRGRAGSARLPGPYGIAAHTDDIAALTEALGQDRVVLAGHSMGAFVAALAAVRHPDRFGPLLLVDGGVGFPAPTHLTPDELMTAVIGPAMDRLSMTFPDRAAYRAFWQAHPAFAGAWSDEVDAYIQRDLTGEEPELRSSCRIEAIRTDGVGLFDEEVLSAVRKLPVDATLLWAARGLMDEEQGLYDEGRLAAAGLDGTRVEPVAVKDVNHYTVLTGDRGGREIADRLVALARG; this is translated from the coding sequence TTGAGCCCGCTCGCGGAGTACGAAGAGATCGAAGTCCCGGTGCGCGGGGGCTCCCTGGCGGCCCTGCGCTGGCCGGCCGCCGCCCCGGACGCGCCGGTGGTGGTGGCCCTGCACGGGATCACCTCCAACGCTCTGTCCTGGGCGGCGGTGGCCCGGCTGCTGGACGGCCGGGTCACGCTGGTCGCGCCGGATCTGCGCGGCCGGGCAGGGAGCGCGCGGCTGCCGGGCCCGTACGGGATCGCCGCGCACACCGATGACATCGCCGCCCTGACCGAGGCGCTGGGCCAGGACCGGGTGGTGCTCGCGGGCCACTCGATGGGCGCGTTCGTGGCGGCCCTCGCGGCGGTGCGCCACCCGGACCGCTTCGGGCCGCTGCTGCTCGTGGACGGCGGCGTCGGCTTCCCGGCGCCGACGCACCTGACGCCCGACGAGCTGATGACGGCGGTGATCGGCCCGGCGATGGACCGGCTGTCGATGACCTTCCCGGACCGGGCCGCCTACCGGGCGTTCTGGCAGGCGCATCCGGCGTTCGCCGGGGCGTGGTCGGACGAGGTGGACGCGTACATCCAGCGCGACCTGACCGGCGAGGAGCCGGAGCTGCGCTCGTCCTGCCGGATCGAGGCGATCCGCACGGACGGGGTCGGGCTGTTCGACGAGGAGGTCCTGTCGGCGGTCCGGAAGCTGCCCGTCGACGCGACGCTGCTGTGGGCCGCGCGCGGTCTGATGGACGAGGAGCAGGGCCTCTACGACGAGGGCCGGCTCGCCGCCGCCGGACTGGACGGGACCCGGGTGGAGCCGGTCGCGGTGAAGGACGTGAACCACTACACGGTCCTGACGGGCGACCGGGGCGGCCGGGAGATCGCGGACCGGCTGGTGGCGCTGGCGCGGGGCTGA